A part of Triplophysa dalaica isolate WHDGS20190420 chromosome 17, ASM1584641v1, whole genome shotgun sequence genomic DNA contains:
- the kif19 gene encoding kinesin-like protein KIF19: protein MKDTESKDHQLTVALRIRPLSDAELEEGATIIAHKVDDQMVVLMDPMEDPDDILRAHRSREKTYMFDVGFDYSATQDEVYRSTTKGLIEGLISGYNATVFAYGPTGCGKTYTMLGTDREPGIYVRTLNDLFKAIEETSDDMQYSVSMSYLEIYNEMIRDLLNPSSGFLDLREDSKGEIQVAGITEVSTINAREIMELLMKGNKQRTQEPTAANQTSSRSHAVLQVVVQQKSRCRDILQEVRFARLFMIDLAGSERASQTQNRGQRLKEGAHINRSLLALGNCINALSEKNGNKFVNFRDSKLTRLLKDSLGGNSRTVMIAHISPASLAFEDSRNTLTYADRAKSIRTRVKRNLLNVSYHIAQYTSIISDLRSEIQRLKKKIADQASRQPNPDRTDIRHVQAEVQAHSSQKSRAEMDQLRKQLIDAFRQQMDIRKHLMELENSNMEIQIDTSKHLLTIADWEQERFRRRKKWHGERRKESFNKDESEKDSDSPESLPDSSETPEVIIARENLVTLMTEQKKKQKQKAGLEQRLAELREKARRLEELLPRRVSSEEQREVLCLLCKVHELEIGNAEMQSSALLKDNMIRQKNVVVQRFEQHRSLCHDIIQQQRQFIDDHSLLVPPHLQELYEIYMREMDEKNLDRVVALDKFTIRTLKEGSLPKITLPSRGRDPLQEMDSDQESVRTLGSDNRQGRTKVRRHTLPPIFAESEGDSYRVFKSSRKQMKSSEVMTPPPIHINGLGNRELLPSVLDDALRYSHLSHSMSSHLDSSPDSSENSTDAPLTPKERQQILRGVQNIAVKAARRRSKVLELDALRLHPPPSPLDPKKHMSNLSLSDAPPKGPMLRRGRQPSPELRHATSDDNLSSSTGDGPAPNGTWTRPGNRPAVKNGAQREQDFEGRRRKRRSRSFEVTGQALSQAKNTSQRFRPLDSTSDPHMHINGHPPAPLLRPQNRAQPQLTKARQNIHQTGSTADVTSSNLPSHLIKRGPQSRQLQPLLYVTTGTGAQRTRKH, encoded by the exons ATGGTGGTTTTGATGGATCCAATGGAAGATCCAGATGATATCCTCCGTGCTCATCGATCAAGAGAGAAGACCTACATGTTCGACGTGGGCTTTGATTATTCCGCAACGCAG gACGAGGTGTATAGATCCACCACAAAGGGCCTGATTGAAGGTCTTATATCAGGGTACAATGCCACGGTCTTCGCCTACGGACCCACAG gTTGTGGGAAGACGTACACTATGTTGGGAACGGACAGAGAACCGGGTATCTACGTTCGCACCTTAAACGACCTCTTCAAGGCTATCGAAGAAACCAGCGATGACATGCAGTACAGCGTCTCAATGTCCTACCTGGAG ATCTACAATGAGATGATTCGAGACTTACTGAATCCATCTTCTGGATTCCTTGACCTACGAGAGGATTCAAAGGGAGAAATACAGGTGGCTGGCATTACGGAGGTTTCCACTATCAACGCACGTGag ATAATGGAGTTGTTAATGAAAGGAAACAAGCAAAGAACCCAAGAGCCGACGGCAGCCAATCAGACGTCTTCTAGGTCTCACGCCGTGCTCCAGGTGGTCGTGCAGCAAAAGAGCCGATGTCGAGACATTCTGCAGGAGGTGCGATTCGCACGGCTCTTCATGATCGATCTGGCAGGCTCTGAGCGGGCTTCACAG ACACAGAACAGAGGTCAGAGGTTAAAAGAGGGCGCTCACATCAACAGATCTCTGCTCGCGCTTGGGAACTGCATCAATGCCTTGAGTGAAAAAAATGGCAACAAATTTGTCAACTTCAGAGATAGCAAACTCACCCGACTGCTCAAG GATTCTCTGGGAGGAAACAGTCGGACAGTGATGATTGCCCACATAAGCCCCGCCTCTCTGGCCTTCGAAGATTCACGGAACACCCTGACTTACGCCGACCGTGCCAAAAGCATCCGCACACGG GTAAAAAGAAACCTGTTGAATGTGTCTTATCACATCGCCCAGTACACCAGCATTATTTCGGACCTCCGCAGCGAGATTCAGCGACTGAAGAAAAAGATAGCGGATCAGGCCAGCAGACAGCCGAACCCAGACAGGACAGATATCCGTCACGTTCAAG CCGAGGTGCAGGCGCATTCCTCTCAGAAGAGTCGAGCAGAGATGGACCAACTGCGGAAGCAGCTGATCGATGCATTCAGACAGCAGATGGACATCAGAAAACACCTTATGGAGCTGGAGAACAGTAACATGGAGATCCAGATAGACACGTCCAAACACCTGCTGACGATCGCAGA CTGGGAGCAGGAACGCTTTAGGAGGAGAAAGAAGTGGCACGGGGAGAGGAGGAAGGAGAGTTTTAATAAAGATGAAAGCGAGAAAGATTCAGACTCACCAGAATCTTTGCCGGACAGCTCAGAGACGCCTGAAGTGATCATCGCCAGAGAGAACCTTGTTACGCTCATGACTgagcagaagaaaaaacaaaaacagaag GCCGGGCTGGAGCAGCGTCTGGCCGAGCTGAGGGAGAAAGCTCGGCGTCTGGAGGAGCTTCTCCCCCGCCGGGTGAGCTCAGAGGAGCAGCGAGAGGTGCTGTGCCTCCTCTGTAAGGTCCACGAACTGGAGATCGGGAACGCGGAGATGCAGTCCAGTGCTCTGCTAAAGGACAACATGATCCGACAGAAGAACGTGGTGGTTCAGCGATTCGAGCAGCACAGGAGCCTCTGCCACGACATCATCCAACAGCAACGCCAGTTCATTGATG ATCACAGTCTTCTGGTCCCCCCACATCTTCAAGAACTCTACGAGATCTATATGAGGGAAATGGATGAGAAGAATTTAGACAGAGTCGTTGCCTTGGATAAATTCACCATTCGTACTCTCAAG GAGGGTTCCCTGCCCAAGATCACCCTCCCCAGCAGAGGTCGTGACCCCCTGCAGGAGATGGATTCAGATCAAGAGAGCGTTCGCACTCTGGGCTCAGACAATAGACAAGGTCGGACGAAAGTGAGGAGACACACGCTGCCTCCGATATTCGCAGAGTCTGAAGG AGACAGTTATCGAGTATTTAAGAGCAGTCGCAAACAGATGAAGAGCTCTGAAGTTATGACTCCACCACCTATTCACATTAATGGCCTCGGCAATAGAGAG CTGTTGCCATCTGTCCTGGATGATGCTCTGAGATACAGTCATCTCAGTCACAGTATGAGCAGTCATCTGGATTCTTCTCCTGACAGCAGTGAGAACAGCACAGATGCCCCGTTGACACCCAAAG AGAGACAGCAGATTTTAAGGGGTGTGCAGAACATTGCAGTGAAGGCTGCCCGTCGCCGGTCTAAGGTCCTGGAATTAGATGCCCTCCGATTGCACCCACCACCGTCTCCCCTTGATCCAAAAAAGCACATGAGTAATCTGTCTCTGAGCGATGCTCCCCCTAAAGGACCGATGCTGCGTCGCGGGAGACAACCTAGCCCAGAGCTGCGCCACGCCACCTCTGACGACAACCTGTCCAGCAGCACAGGAGACGGCCCAGCGCCCAATGGCACCTGGACGCGGCCGGGGAACCGTCCGGCTGTGAAGAACGGCGCACAAAGGGAGCAGGATTTTGAGGGTCGCAGGCGCAAGAGGAGATCTCGATCATTTGAGGTCACAGGACAAGCA CTGTCTCAGGCTAAAAACACCAGCCAGAGATTTCGGCCCTTAGACAGCACTTCTGATCCCCACATGCACATCAATGGACACCCCCCTGCCCCCCTTCTGCGTCCGCAAAACAGAGCTCAACCTCAGCTTACAAAAGCTCGGCAAAACATCCACCAAACAG GATCAACTGCAGATGTCACTTCCTCCAACCTGCCCTCCCACCTCATTAAGCGTGGACCCCAAAGCAGACAACTTCAGCCTCTCCTGTACGTCACCACCGGGACGGGTGCCCAGCGGACCCGTAAACACTGA